The genomic interval ATTATTTGATTATACAGTACCTCAGCCTCCATATCCTTACAACACAATTAAGGCAAATGTTGGAAGTATTTCAAACAAAGGCATCGAAGTTTCGCTTGCTTATGATGTAATTAAATCGCAAAACAGCACACTTACTTTAGGCGGAAATGTTTCTTTTATGAAAAACGAAGTGCTTAATCTAAACGGAAGTATTAACGGAGTTCCTTTAAATACAGATTATGTTCCGTGGGGAGCTGCAAACTCTTTTTTAGTTAAAGGAAAACCAATTGGAGCGTTTTATATTTTAGAACATACAGGTAAAAACGAAAACAATGTTGAGACCGTTTTGGATCGTGACGGAAACGGCATAATCGATCAAGGAGTTAAAAGTCCAGACCGTTATTATGCAGGTTCAGCTTTACCAACTTACACTTTCTCATTTAATCCATCTTATCGATATAAAAATTTCGATGCTTCTATGTTAGTGAGAGGTTCTGGAGGAAATAAAATTTATAATGGATTACGTTCTAACTTAAGCAGATTAGAAAATATTGGTAAATCGAATGTTTTGGCAAGTGCTGTAGAAACCGGAATTTATACTTCGCCATATGGTTCAGATTTATGGTTAGAAGACGGTTCTTTTGTTCGTTTAGAAAATCTTACAGCGGGATATACGTTCCGTTTTACAGATAAATATATTGATACTATAAGACTTTCACTTACAGGAAATAACTTATTCTTAATTACCGATTATTCAGGTATTGATCCAGAATTGAATGTAAGCGGTGGTGGAGATAACTTCGGTGGCGATAGAGGAATTTATCCTCGTACCAGAAGCGTGGCGTTTGGTTTGACTGTAAAATTTAAATAGTAAAAGAAATGAAAATCAAAAATATAATATTGACAGGAAGCATTTGTTTCTTGACACTTTTTAGTTGTACAGATATTGAAGAAAATGTGTACGATAAATATCCCGCAGAAGATTTTTACGGAACACCTGCTGGAGCTGATATTGCCCTTGCAAATGTATACGCGCAAGTTCCAGGAGAATTTGTTCGAGATGGAGCAAGTGGCGTTGGTTATGCCGGAGCCGATAATGGCTGGTACGATATGAACTGTATGTCTTCTGACGAACAGGTTATTCCGCACAGAAATACAGGCGACTGGCAAATGGATTTTGCACGTTTGCACAAACACGAATGGCTTCCAACAGATTTTATTATCAACAATACTTGGAACTGGCTTTACAAATCTATTTTCAATGCCAATCTTGCGGTAGATTTATTGCAAAAAGCAAATGCCGATGCTTCAAAAATTGCTGAAGCTAAAACCTTGAGAGCTTTCTTTTATTATTTATTAATTGATGATTATGGAGATGTTCCTTTCTTCACAGACAATAATATTACCGTTGATAAAATTCCGCAATCAAGCCGTAAAGAAGTTTATGATTTTATCGTAAAAGAATTGACAGAAAACGTTGATTTATTATCAGGAACAAGAGGCGGAAATTATTACGGAAGATTCAATAAATGGGCAGGTTATACTTTGTTAGCAAAAGTGTATTTGAATGCACAAGTTTATACCGGAACTCCAAAATGGAACGAAGCTTTAGCGGCTTGTAACAAAGTTGCCGAAGGCGGATTTACGCTTCATTCTGGCGCTACAGATGCCGCAAATCCGTTAGGAAGCAAGTATTTTGAGTTATTTGGAGATGTTCTTCCAGAAGACGAAACTATTCTTCCAATTTACGCAACACTAGATATAGTTTCTCGTAATGTTTATGCAGTTCGTAGTTTATACGGCGCGCACGCTCAAGCTTTATTTGGTTTTAGCGGTTGGAATGGTACTATTGTTCCGAAAGCGTTTTTCTTAAAATATGATGCGAATGATATTCGTAGAAAACAATATTTGTTTGGAGAACAGCCAGGAGGGTTCAATTATACGCTTGATGTTGCTTCATTAGATAATCCAGGAGCAGATCCACAGGCGGGAGTTCGTAATGTGAAATTTTATCCTGTCGCGCCAAGAACAGGTGGAGGAGCTTCTAACGACTTCCCTATTTTTAGATATGCAGATGTAATTTTAATGATGGCAGAATGTAACGCTCGTTTAGGAAATGCCGCAGCTGCAAAACCTTTTATAGATCAAATCAGACAGCGTGCAGGATTAAGTGCTTTAGATCATAATCCTTCTCTTGATGAGATTTATAACGAAAGAGGTTTTGAACTAAGCTGGGAAGGCCACAGAAGACAAGATATGATTCGTTTTGATAAATTTTTATTGGCAAACGAATTCAGACCTGCGTCTCCTGCATTCAGAAAATTGTTCCCAATTCCAACTTCAGCTTTAGATGCTAATCGCGGATTAAAACAAAACCCTGGTTACTAAAAACAAAACTATCATGAAAAAATATATCAATAAATTATTCATATTAGGCAGTTTGCTGTTCTTGGGTTCATCCTGCGACAGCGATGCCGAATTAACAACTCTAGAAGCTGTTAATTTCCCTTCAGAAATTACTGTTTCATCTAGCAAAATTGTTCTAACAGAAGATACAGCAGACGATCAGGTTTTACTGGTTTCATGGCCTGAAGTTACTTTTCCTATCGAAGCTCCTGTAACGTATGCGCTTCAATTTGATTTGGTTGGGGATACAAGCGGTGCAAATGCTTGGCAAAAAGCTAAACGAATTGAAGTTGGAACAGATGTTTTAAGCAAAACTTTAATTGGTCAGGAATTAAATAAAATTGCTGTCGATTTAGGACTTCCTATTGATGTTGAAGGAAAATTGGTCGTTCGCGTAGAAGCTGCAATGGATCGTAAAGTGTTTTCTAACCCAATTACTTTGACAATTACGCCTTATGAAAAAAGCGTTGTTTTTGGCGAAATTTATATGCCGGGAAGTTATCAAAACTGGGCTATAGAAACTGCGGCGGCTTTAACTGCGATTCAAAAAGGTGTTTACCAAGGTTATATGACGGCTGCTCCTGGAGCTGGACTTGGATTCAAATTGAATACAGAGAGAAACTGGGCACAGTTTTATGGCGCTGGAGCAACCAACAGCGATTTGCAAAACATGAGTGATACAGATTTTCAACTTCCTGCTGCTGGTTCCTATCAAATTAAAGTGAATTTAAATACTTTAAAATGGACTGCAACTCCTTATTCTTGGGGAATTGTGGGTGATGCAACTTCTGGAAGCTGGGATAATAGTACGCCAATGAGTTACGATCATCAGACAAAAACTTGGAAAGTGACTGCTGTTTTAGTTCCTGGAAATGTGAAATTCAGATTGAACAATAGCTGGACAATCAATTACGGACCTAAAAACACTACAGACGGAATTGTATATCTAGATGATCAAGGTTCTCATTATGTTGGCGAAGGCGGTACTTACGAAATCACATTACAAATAAACGATGTTGATCCTGCAACTACCGGATATCCTCCAACTGCTACTTATACCATCACAAAGAAATAGATAAAAATTAAGTTTAGTTTGGTTTGAGTTTACCTGCCTTTTTACTTCGAAAGGCAGGTTACTTTCCAGCCATTTAAAAACATAAAAAAGTAAAAATCATGAAATTCAATATAAAAATCGTTTACGGATTATTGCTTGCATTAGCTTTTGTTTCGTGCAGTTCTTCTGATGACGAAAACAAAACGCCGCCATCTCCATATACACAATACGGTGCTCCTTTTGATAAAATGCCTAAGAAAGAAGATGCCATAATTTATCAAGTAAACATTCGTGCTTTTAGTCAAGCAGGAAATTTGAAAGGAGTTCAAGACAGATTAACTCAAATTCAGGAATTGGGGGCAAATGTTATTTATTTGATGCCTGTTTTTCCTGTTGGAAAAGAAAGAGCAACTGGCGAATTAGGTTCTCCTTACGCAGTAAAAGATTATAAAGCCGTAAATCCAGATTTCGGAACTTTACAAGATCTTCAAACTTTGGTTGAAGAAGCGCACAAAAAAAATATGGCTGTTATTCTTGATTGGGTTGCCAATCATACTGCTTGGGATAATGCTTGGATTACACAACACAAAAATTGGTATCAGCAAGATGCAAACGGAAATATTATTATTCCGCCAGGAACAAATTATAATGACGTTGCACAATTAAATTTCAATAATACTGAAATGAAAGACGCCATG from Flavobacterium sp. YJ01 carries:
- a CDS encoding SusE domain-containing protein; translated protein: MKKYINKLFILGSLLFLGSSCDSDAELTTLEAVNFPSEITVSSSKIVLTEDTADDQVLLVSWPEVTFPIEAPVTYALQFDLVGDTSGANAWQKAKRIEVGTDVLSKTLIGQELNKIAVDLGLPIDVEGKLVVRVEAAMDRKVFSNPITLTITPYEKSVVFGEIYMPGSYQNWAIETAAALTAIQKGVYQGYMTAAPGAGLGFKLNTERNWAQFYGAGATNSDLQNMSDTDFQLPAAGSYQIKVNLNTLKWTATPYSWGIVGDATSGSWDNSTPMSYDHQTKTWKVTAVLVPGNVKFRLNNSWTINYGPKNTTDGIVYLDDQGSHYVGEGGTYEITLQINDVDPATTGYPPTATYTITKK
- a CDS encoding RagB/SusD family nutrient uptake outer membrane protein — its product is MKIKNIILTGSICFLTLFSCTDIEENVYDKYPAEDFYGTPAGADIALANVYAQVPGEFVRDGASGVGYAGADNGWYDMNCMSSDEQVIPHRNTGDWQMDFARLHKHEWLPTDFIINNTWNWLYKSIFNANLAVDLLQKANADASKIAEAKTLRAFFYYLLIDDYGDVPFFTDNNITVDKIPQSSRKEVYDFIVKELTENVDLLSGTRGGNYYGRFNKWAGYTLLAKVYLNAQVYTGTPKWNEALAACNKVAEGGFTLHSGATDAANPLGSKYFELFGDVLPEDETILPIYATLDIVSRNVYAVRSLYGAHAQALFGFSGWNGTIVPKAFFLKYDANDIRRKQYLFGEQPGGFNYTLDVASLDNPGADPQAGVRNVKFYPVAPRTGGGASNDFPIFRYADVILMMAECNARLGNAAAAKPFIDQIRQRAGLSALDHNPSLDEIYNERGFELSWEGHRRQDMIRFDKFLLANEFRPASPAFRKLFPIPTSALDANRGLKQNPGY